A window from Roseburia sp. 499 encodes these proteins:
- a CDS encoding response regulator encodes MNTKILLIEDDQKIANFITLSLKTQGYQILTASTGQAGIMAFCTQNPDIIMLDLGLPDMDGTDIIPQIRQISQIPILVVSAREFEQDKIAALDAGANDYVTKPFSMGELLARVRVMERFISHDDITKPDTIYHFEELTVDTQRRRIFLGEEEVHLTPMEYNLLLLLVKNHGKVITHSQIMKEVWGYSENGDAKSIRVCMAGLRRKIEKDTSHPRFILTEIGVGYRFMDQ; translated from the coding sequence ATGAATACTAAAATTCTTTTAATTGAAGACGATCAAAAAATTGCTAATTTTATTACACTTTCCTTAAAAACACAAGGATATCAAATTCTTACTGCTTCTACCGGTCAAGCAGGTATCATGGCATTTTGTACACAAAATCCCGATATCATCATGTTAGATTTAGGACTCCCGGATATGGATGGAACCGACATTATTCCACAAATCCGCCAGATTTCTCAGATTCCTATTCTTGTTGTCTCCGCTCGGGAATTTGAACAAGATAAAATTGCTGCTCTGGATGCCGGTGCTAATGACTATGTAACAAAGCCTTTTTCCATGGGAGAACTTCTGGCGCGTGTTCGTGTTATGGAACGCTTTATCTCCCATGATGATATTACAAAGCCCGATACCATCTATCATTTTGAAGAACTGACTGTTGATACCCAAAGAAGACGTATTTTTCTGGGTGAAGAGGAAGTTCATCTAACTCCTATGGAATATAATCTTTTACTTCTGCTGGTGAAAAACCATGGAAAGGTCATCACTCACAGTCAGATTATGAAGGAGGTATGGGGGTACTCTGAAAACGGAGATGCCAAAAGTATCCGTGTCTGCATGGCCGGACTGCGCCGCAAAATAGAAAAAGATACTTCCCATCCCCGTTTCATCTTAACTGAAATCGGAGTGGGCTATCGCTTTATGGACCAATAA
- a CDS encoding TrkH family potassium uptake protein, whose translation MNKKMWYQLSYTRIIALSFILVILTGSILLSLPIATKSGQVTPFGDAVFTATSATCVTGLVVHDTFTYWSTFGQIVILVMIQIGGIGLMTIITMMAVFLKRKISIHERRILMQSAGNMRMSGVVKLIKSIMLGTFVVEGIGAVILAICFHKRMGLGESIYYGIFHSISAFCNAGFDLMGKYEPCSSFTSYETDVVVNIVIMALIIVGGIGFWVWNEIVKHKFRFRDYSLHAKLVLVTTGILLLAGTIGYYILERGNMGNLNEGQKWMSSMFMSVTTRTAGFNTRNLEELSQSGQLLTMILMFIGGSPGSTAGGIKTTTLAAVVLMVQAMGKGRDNVTVFKKRLESSQVRQACTIVVAYITGVLAATMLICFVEHTSMSTILFESISAIGTVGLSLGITSTLGMISKIILIVLMFGGRIGALSFLLLFGERKKEAPLKRPEEKILIG comes from the coding sequence ATGAATAAGAAAATGTGGTACCAACTTAGCTATACTAGAATTATTGCCTTAAGTTTTATTTTGGTGATATTGACAGGAAGTATTCTGCTCTCTTTACCGATTGCAACGAAAAGTGGACAGGTCACACCATTTGGAGATGCAGTATTTACTGCAACCAGTGCTACTTGTGTAACAGGACTGGTAGTGCATGATACATTTACATATTGGAGTACGTTTGGACAGATTGTGATTCTTGTGATGATACAGATTGGTGGAATTGGACTTATGACAATCATTACAATGATGGCAGTGTTCTTAAAGCGTAAGATTAGCATTCATGAGAGAAGAATTTTAATGCAGTCTGCTGGAAATATGCGTATGAGTGGAGTCGTAAAGCTGATAAAAAGTATTATGCTGGGTACTTTTGTGGTGGAAGGAATTGGCGCAGTAATACTTGCTATATGCTTTCACAAGCGGATGGGGTTAGGAGAAAGTATTTATTATGGAATTTTTCATTCCATATCGGCATTCTGTAACGCAGGATTCGATTTGATGGGAAAATATGAACCTTGTTCTTCTTTTACCTCATACGAAACAGATGTTGTGGTTAATATAGTTATTATGGCTCTGATTATCGTTGGAGGAATTGGATTCTGGGTATGGAATGAAATTGTTAAGCATAAGTTCCGGTTTCGGGATTATTCGCTTCATGCAAAGCTTGTACTGGTAACAACAGGAATTTTGTTGCTGGCAGGAACCATTGGATACTATATTCTGGAACGTGGAAACATGGGAAATCTAAATGAAGGGCAAAAATGGATGTCCAGCATGTTTATGTCTGTTACCACAAGAACAGCAGGATTTAATACCAGAAATCTGGAAGAATTATCTCAGTCAGGACAATTGCTTACGATGATATTAATGTTTATTGGTGGAAGCCCGGGGTCCACCGCAGGAGGAATAAAAACTACGACATTGGCTGCAGTTGTTTTAATGGTGCAAGCCATGGGAAAAGGAAGAGATAATGTGACTGTTTTTAAAAAACGTTTGGAAAGCAGTCAGGTACGTCAGGCATGTACCATTGTTGTGGCTTATATAACCGGAGTGTTAGCAGCGACTATGCTGATTTGTTTCGTTGAGCATACAAGTATGTCAACGATTCTGTTTGAATCCATTTCAGCGATAGGAACGGTGGGATTATCTCTTGGAATAACATCTACACTGGGAATGATTTCGAAAATTATTTTGATTGTACTGATGTTCGGTGGAAGAATAGGTGCATTATCGTTTTTACTGTTATTTGGAGAAAGAAAAAAAGAGGCGCCATTAAAGCGTCCGGAAGAAAAAATACTAATTGGATAG
- a CDS encoding potassium channel family protein, producing the protein MKSILVIGMGRLGRHLAAKMQELGNDVMVVDKNEAIIEELSGIFPNSFVGDCTNEGVIRSLGINNFDYCFVAIGEDFYASLEITSILKEFGAKHVASKARRERQAEFLKKIGADEVFYPEKEIAEKLAVRYNAANIFDYIELTSDYSIFEIPILPQWQGKTIEEIDVRKAYNVNIVAVKNENTLNPAPGGNYVFKANDHIVVIGRSGDVFRLC; encoded by the coding sequence ATGAAGTCAATACTTGTTATAGGAATGGGAAGATTAGGAAGGCATCTGGCGGCAAAGATGCAGGAACTTGGAAATGATGTTATGGTAGTAGATAAAAATGAGGCGATTATTGAAGAATTATCCGGAATATTTCCAAATTCTTTTGTGGGAGATTGTACCAATGAAGGAGTAATTCGTTCCTTAGGTATTAATAATTTTGATTATTGTTTTGTAGCGATAGGGGAGGATTTTTATGCGTCGTTAGAAATTACATCTATTTTAAAAGAGTTCGGAGCAAAGCATGTAGCATCCAAAGCCCGTAGAGAACGACAGGCAGAATTTCTGAAGAAAATCGGAGCAGATGAAGTGTTTTATCCGGAAAAGGAAATTGCAGAAAAACTTGCAGTTCGATATAACGCAGCAAATATCTTTGATTATATTGAATTGACATCAGATTATTCTATTTTTGAAATTCCGATTCTACCTCAATGGCAGGGAAAAACCATTGAGGAAATTGATGTACGCAAAGCGTATAATGTTAATATTGTAGCGGTGAAAAATGAAAATACCTTGAATCCTGCTCCGGGAGGAAATTATGTGTTTAAAGCAAATGATCACATCGTAGTAATTGGGCGTTCCGGTGATGTATTTCGGTTATGCTAA
- the groL gene encoding chaperonin GroEL (60 kDa chaperone family; promotes refolding of misfolded polypeptides especially under stressful conditions; forms two stacked rings of heptamers to form a barrel-shaped 14mer; ends can be capped by GroES; misfolded proteins enter the barrel where they are refolded when GroES binds), producing MAKEIKYGTEARAALQAGVDKLADTVRVTIGPKGRNVVLDKSFGAPLITNDGVTIAKEIELEDAYENMGAQLVKEVATKTNDVAGDGTTTATVLAQAMVKEGMKNLEAGANPIILRRGMKKAADKAVEAIVAMSSKVNGKDQIAKVAAISAGDEEVGNMVADAMEKVSNDGVITIEESKTMQTELDLVEGMQFDRGYVSAYMATDMDKMEAVLDNPYILITDKKISNIQEILPLLEQVVQSGAKLLIIAEDVEGEALTTLIVNKLRGTFNVVAVKAPGYGDRRKAMLEDIAILTGGKVISEEVGLDLKETTLDMLGRAKSVKVQKENTVIVDGEGDKDAIQSRIAQIKAQIEETTSEFDKEKLQERLAKLAGGVAVIRVGAATETEMKESKLRMEDALNATRAAVEEGIIAGGGSAYIHASKEVAKLAETLEGDEKTGAKVILKALEAPLYYISANAGLEGAVIINKVRESEPGVGFNAATEEYVNMVEAGILDPVKVTRSALQNATSVASTLLTTESVVANIKEDAPAMPAGGAGGMGMM from the coding sequence ATGGCAAAGGAAATTAAATACGGCACAGAAGCAAGAGCAGCATTACAGGCTGGTGTAGATAAATTAGCAGATACTGTAAGAGTAACTATTGGACCTAAGGGAAGAAATGTAGTTCTGGATAAATCTTTTGGCGCACCTTTAATTACAAATGATGGTGTTACAATTGCAAAAGAAATCGAGTTGGAAGATGCATATGAGAATATGGGTGCACAGCTGGTAAAAGAAGTAGCAACCAAGACAAATGATGTTGCCGGAGATGGTACTACAACAGCTACTGTTTTAGCACAGGCAATGGTAAAAGAAGGAATGAAGAATCTGGAAGCCGGAGCTAACCCAATTATCTTAAGACGTGGTATGAAAAAGGCAGCAGATAAGGCTGTAGAAGCGATTGTAGCAATGAGCAGCAAGGTAAACGGAAAAGACCAGATTGCAAAAGTTGCAGCAATTTCTGCAGGAGACGAAGAAGTAGGAAACATGGTAGCAGATGCTATGGAAAAGGTTTCTAATGATGGTGTTATTACTATTGAAGAATCTAAGACCATGCAGACAGAGCTTGATTTAGTAGAAGGTATGCAGTTTGATCGTGGATATGTTTCCGCATATATGGCAACAGATATGGATAAGATGGAAGCAGTTTTAGATAATCCATATATCCTGATTACTGATAAGAAAATCAGCAACATTCAGGAAATCCTTCCACTGTTAGAGCAGGTAGTACAGTCCGGTGCAAAACTGTTAATCATTGCAGAAGATGTAGAAGGTGAAGCACTGACAACCTTAATCGTAAACAAACTTCGTGGAACCTTCAATGTAGTAGCTGTAAAGGCTCCTGGATATGGTGATAGAAGAAAAGCAATGTTAGAGGATATTGCAATTTTGACAGGTGGTAAGGTAATCTCTGAAGAAGTTGGATTAGACTTAAAAGAAACTACATTAGATATGTTAGGACGTGCAAAATCCGTTAAAGTTCAGAAGGAAAACACTGTAATCGTAGACGGTGAAGGTGATAAGGATGCTATTCAGTCCAGAATTGCACAGATTAAAGCACAGATTGAAGAAACAACATCTGAATTTGATAAAGAAAAATTACAGGAAAGACTTGCAAAATTAGCAGGTGGCGTAGCAGTTATCCGTGTAGGTGCTGCAACAGAAACAGAAATGAAAGAAAGCAAACTTCGTATGGAAGATGCTTTGAATGCAACCAGAGCAGCAGTAGAAGAAGGAATTATCGCAGGCGGTGGATCTGCATATATCCATGCATCTAAGGAAGTTGCTAAGTTAGCTGAAACATTAGAAGGTGATGAGAAGACCGGTGCAAAGGTTATCTTAAAGGCACTGGAAGCACCATTGTATTACATTTCTGCAAATGCAGGATTGGAAGGTGCTGTTATCATCAATAAGGTAAGAGAATCTGAACCGGGTGTTGGATTCAATGCAGCAACAGAAGAGTATGTCAACATGGTAGAAGCTGGAATCCTTGATCCTGTAAAGGTAACCAGAAGTGCATTACAGAACGCAACTTCTGTAGCATCTACTCTGTTAACAACAGAATCTGTGGTTGCTAATATCAAAGAAGATGCACCGGCTATGCCAGCAGGCGGAGCAGGTGGAATGGGAATGATGTAA
- a CDS encoding DUF4118 domain-containing protein — MEQLMPYFQNKKKYIYHIYCTLIAILICVSTTCLSKFLYHLGIDTENLLMLFLIGVLLSTVLTRGYLYGFMTAILSVFLFNYFFTKPLYTFAMSDPQDILLITFFLLAALICGLLSSNFQRQTEIARKNEQTAQLMYEITESFLNLAGTENIVNNAMNYLTGQANMDCLIHLDENKFEGSPTCFFSSPDYQSLPAEELYCLPIKGLSTQIGSIYFIHPLPEEAGTRKLIYHIVYQMALVLDREYVYLEREKMKLAMESEHLKTTLLRSISHDIRTPLTGIMGAASVITENIDTLSSSDIASLASDITEESSWLIMTVQNILDMTRISDGKLTVSTEYEAVDDLINQAISRLPKVYPRNRLTVSMPEEILLVSVDGKLFVQVLLNLLDNAYKHSGSDTQISLSVYQKDTNIIFEVSDNGIGIESSILPSIFDGFVTRPTHIADKGRGVGLGLFICREILRAHGGTIIASNKKAPEHGAIFTISLPFQEV; from the coding sequence ATGGAACAACTTATGCCCTATTTTCAGAACAAAAAAAAATATATTTACCATATATACTGTACTTTAATTGCAATTTTAATCTGTGTCAGCACTACATGCCTTTCTAAATTTTTATATCATCTTGGCATTGATACAGAAAATCTTCTTATGTTGTTCTTAATTGGAGTACTGCTTTCTACCGTATTGACTCGCGGATATCTCTATGGCTTTATGACTGCAATATTAAGTGTATTTCTCTTTAATTATTTTTTCACAAAACCGCTTTACACTTTTGCAATGAGTGACCCACAAGATATTCTGCTGATTACCTTCTTTTTACTTGCTGCCTTAATCTGTGGTCTTCTGTCCTCTAATTTTCAGCGTCAAACAGAAATTGCCCGAAAAAATGAACAGACAGCTCAATTAATGTATGAGATTACAGAAAGCTTTTTAAATCTTGCCGGAACTGAAAATATTGTAAATAATGCTATGAATTATCTGACCGGACAGGCTAACATGGATTGTCTGATTCATTTGGATGAAAACAAATTCGAAGGTTCTCCAACCTGTTTTTTTTCCTCTCCTGACTATCAGAGTCTTCCCGCAGAGGAACTTTATTGTCTCCCTATAAAAGGACTTTCTACACAGATTGGCTCCATTTATTTTATCCATCCACTACCGGAAGAAGCCGGCACCCGAAAGCTTATCTATCATATTGTCTATCAAATGGCATTAGTACTAGACCGTGAATATGTATATTTGGAGCGTGAAAAAATGAAACTTGCCATGGAAAGTGAACACTTAAAAACCACACTGCTCCGAAGCATTTCTCACGATATACGAACTCCCCTAACCGGTATTATGGGGGCTGCCAGTGTTATTACAGAAAACATTGATACCCTTTCTTCTTCCGACATTGCCAGCCTTGCTTCTGACATTACGGAGGAATCTTCCTGGCTGATTATGACCGTTCAGAATATATTGGATATGACCCGTATCAGTGATGGAAAACTTACGGTTTCCACAGAATATGAAGCAGTAGATGATTTGATAAATCAGGCCATTTCAAGACTTCCTAAGGTTTATCCCCGTAACCGTCTCACCGTTTCTATGCCGGAAGAAATTCTTCTGGTTTCTGTAGATGGAAAACTATTTGTTCAAGTGTTATTAAATCTTTTGGATAATGCTTACAAGCATTCCGGAAGTGATACTCAAATCTCTCTTTCTGTATATCAGAAAGACACTAACATTATATTTGAAGTTTCCGACAATGGTATCGGCATAGAGTCCTCTATTCTTCCTTCTATTTTTGACGGTTTTGTTACACGACCGACTCACATAGCTGATAAAGGACGAGGTGTAGGACTCGGATTATTTATATGCAGAGAAATTCTTCGTGCCCATGGTGGAACCATTATTGCTTCTAACAAAAAAGCCCCGGAACACGGAGCCATATTTACAATTTCCCTGCCATTTCAGGAGGTTTAA
- a CDS encoding co-chaperone GroES: MKLVPLADRVVLKQFEAEETTKSGIILAGSAQEKPQEAEVVAVGPGGNVDGKEVTMHVKVGDKVIYSKYAGNEVKLDGEEYIIVKQNDILAVVAD; the protein is encoded by the coding sequence ATGAAATTAGTACCATTAGCAGACAGAGTTGTATTGAAACAGTTTGAAGCAGAAGAGACTACAAAGTCTGGAATCATTTTAGCAGGTTCCGCACAGGAGAAACCACAGGAAGCTGAAGTAGTAGCAGTAGGACCTGGTGGAAACGTAGATGGAAAAGAAGTAACTATGCATGTAAAAGTAGGAGATAAGGTTATTTATTCCAAATATGCAGGAAATGAAGTAAAGCTTGACGGAGAAGAATATATCATCGTAAAGCAGAATGATATTCTTGCAGTAGTAGCTGATTAG
- a CDS encoding C-GCAxxG-C-C family protein — protein sequence MKYEESKYAKIAGENFKAGYNCAQAVFLAFEDFYDLDKETALKLSSSFGGGLGRLREVCGAVSGMAMVAGVLYGYDNPEDYEGKSEHYARVQELAKAYEAENGSIVCRELLGLDKKRDEPKPEKRTGEYYKKRPCEQLVRIAAGIMEEYIKKNPPVKR from the coding sequence ATGAAGTATGAAGAGAGTAAATATGCAAAAATAGCAGGAGAGAATTTCAAAGCAGGATACAATTGTGCCCAAGCGGTATTTCTTGCGTTTGAAGATTTCTATGATTTAGACAAGGAGACGGCATTAAAACTGAGTTCTTCTTTTGGAGGAGGACTTGGGAGATTGCGTGAAGTATGTGGAGCAGTCAGCGGAATGGCTATGGTAGCAGGTGTGTTGTATGGTTATGATAATCCGGAAGATTATGAGGGAAAGTCAGAACATTATGCAAGGGTGCAAGAACTTGCAAAGGCATATGAGGCAGAAAATGGTTCCATTGTTTGTCGTGAATTATTGGGATTAGATAAGAAGAGAGATGAGCCGAAACCGGAGAAGCGTACCGGGGAATATTATAAGAAGCGTCCTTGTGAACAGTTGGTGAGAATAGCAGCAGGAATCATGGAGGAGTATATTAAGAAGAATCCACCTGTGAAAAGATAG